Proteins encoded in a region of the Planococcus shixiaomingii genome:
- a CDS encoding nucleotidyltransferase-like protein — translation MEQILRPIYQERASQETTLGVILIEKREKVSPITDTFDSVLLIITKENETSVFTKHYTYLDKKAAMHIVTEKQLKKWLLLGTNRKIVDWLFHGRIIYDRNEYMEKLKTELKDYPFYGRKIKMGIEFAKLIRRYLEGKVFFEEKNYMDAYNHIVESLHHLARLAVLENGLPPEVTVWSQVKQMEPSIYKLYEELILSDEPIHKRLELLFLASEFHIHSRTNDGARHIREVMEKQESWTIQELHEQEELKNYSSDLEVFIEYLVEKDLISIKGVKTKSEGIFHRYYYVKS, via the coding sequence ATGGAACAAATTTTGCGGCCAATTTATCAAGAGCGCGCCAGCCAAGAAACTACGCTTGGCGTAATCTTGATAGAAAAAAGAGAAAAGGTAAGTCCGATAACGGATACGTTTGATTCGGTTTTATTAATCATCACAAAAGAAAACGAAACTTCTGTTTTCACTAAACATTACACATACTTAGATAAAAAAGCGGCTATGCATATTGTAACGGAAAAACAATTGAAGAAATGGCTGCTGCTTGGAACCAATCGTAAAATTGTGGATTGGCTCTTCCACGGCCGAATCATTTATGACCGAAATGAATATATGGAAAAGCTTAAGACAGAATTAAAGGATTACCCGTTTTATGGACGGAAGATTAAAATGGGAATTGAATTTGCGAAGTTGATTCGCCGTTATTTAGAGGGGAAAGTCTTCTTTGAAGAAAAGAATTATATGGATGCCTATAATCATATAGTAGAATCACTTCATCACTTGGCTCGGCTTGCTGTATTGGAAAACGGCCTTCCGCCTGAAGTGACTGTTTGGTCGCAAGTCAAACAGATGGAACCTTCCATATATAAACTATACGAAGAGTTAATCTTGAGTGATGAACCAATTCATAAGAGGTTAGAGTTGCTGTTTTTGGCTAGTGAGTTTCATATACATTCACGGACAAATGATGGAGCCCGACATATCCGTGAAGTAATGGAGAAACAAGAAAGCTGGACGATCCAAGAGTTGCATGAACAAGAAGAGCTGAAAAACTATTCTTCGGATCTGGAGGTCTTCATCGAATATCTAGTGGAGAAAGATTTGATATCGATCAAAGGGGTAAAGACCAAAAGCGAAGGAATCTTCCATCGTTACTATTACGTGAAAAGTTAA
- a CDS encoding metal-dependent hydrolase family protein: MGYQLIKNGILIDGTGQEALKNAAVLLKDNRIEAVGALADIKSPNEEVKVIDAQGGFILPGLFDTHVHMTMEIKDVREALNTPFALKYYEAIGYMKRTIDAGITSVRDAGFTDFGVKQAVEKGLVTGPRMQLCINPLTITGGHGDSWMRSGVDITNRSYPGMPSGIADGPEQVRQRVREMLRAGAEVIKVHATGGVMSPTDHPEFTQYSQEELAIMVEEAAFRRGIKVMAHAQGAAGIKNAVRAGIHSIEHGIYLDDEAIELMLEHGTYLVPTLLAPISVVEASKINEKMPQYAVEKALEIVEAHKESVAKAYKAGVRIAMGTDAGVMAHGTNLRELGLLCEIGMSPMEAIMAATKVAAECMGWEKDLGTLEAGKLADLIIVKTNPLESIRSLENTQNIVVVIKNGKIEKDLLTVDKAKLG; the protein is encoded by the coding sequence ATGGGATACCAACTTATCAAAAACGGGATACTGATTGACGGAACAGGGCAAGAAGCATTGAAGAATGCGGCGGTATTATTAAAAGATAATCGTATTGAAGCAGTAGGTGCGCTGGCAGATATCAAATCACCAAATGAAGAAGTAAAAGTAATTGATGCTCAAGGCGGTTTTATTTTACCCGGATTATTTGATACCCATGTTCATATGACCATGGAAATAAAGGATGTCCGTGAAGCACTGAATACACCGTTCGCATTAAAGTATTATGAAGCTATCGGTTATATGAAAAGGACGATCGATGCCGGAATCACGTCGGTACGAGATGCTGGATTTACCGACTTTGGCGTAAAACAAGCTGTCGAGAAGGGCCTTGTAACTGGTCCGCGCATGCAGCTATGTATCAACCCCTTGACCATTACAGGAGGCCATGGAGACTCATGGATGCGCTCTGGTGTCGATATAACAAACAGGAGCTATCCCGGTATGCCAAGCGGCATTGCAGATGGGCCAGAACAGGTACGGCAGCGTGTAAGGGAAATGCTGAGAGCGGGAGCAGAAGTCATTAAAGTACATGCTACTGGTGGTGTCATGAGCCCGACCGACCATCCGGAATTTACGCAGTATTCGCAAGAAGAGCTAGCAATTATGGTAGAGGAGGCAGCATTCCGTAGAGGAATAAAAGTAATGGCGCATGCACAAGGCGCTGCAGGCATAAAAAATGCCGTTCGAGCCGGCATCCACTCGATTGAACACGGAATATACCTGGACGATGAAGCGATCGAGCTGATGTTAGAACACGGCACTTATTTGGTGCCAACTTTGCTGGCTCCGATTTCTGTTGTGGAAGCAAGTAAAATAAATGAAAAGATGCCGCAATACGCAGTAGAAAAAGCGCTTGAAATAGTTGAAGCGCACAAGGAAAGCGTTGCGAAAGCTTACAAGGCGGGAGTGAGAATTGCCATGGGCACCGATGCAGGCGTTATGGCGCATGGAACGAATTTACGGGAGCTTGGCTTATTGTGCGAGATCGGTATGTCGCCAATGGAAGCCATAATGGCGGCAACGAAGGTGGCGGCAGAATGTATGGGGTGGGAAAAAGATCTCGGCACATTGGAGGCTGGTAAATTGGCCGATCTAATCATTGTAAAGACCAATCCTCTGGAAAGCATTCGCTCGCTGGAAAATACCCAAAATATAGTGGTTGTAATAAAAAACGGAAAAATCGAAAAAGATTTGTTGACAGTAGATAAAGCAAAATTGGGTTAA
- a CDS encoding DUF47 domain-containing protein has protein sequence MAFKKQDKFIVQLDNISQNLKESADYFADYKLNAVSDLKIFSDTMKDYETKGDSFVHTVIQDLNNAFITPIEREDILALAMTMDDVLDGLDHTASLFEMYSVINADKYMLEFVEAIRKCTIEIQAAIDLLSTKKLSRMREHAIKIKDYESQCDVTLRHSIKNLFQVEKDPIRIIQYKEIYEELEEIADYCQKVANTIESIIMKNA, from the coding sequence ATGGCTTTTAAAAAGCAAGATAAATTTATTGTTCAGTTGGATAATATTTCGCAAAATCTTAAGGAAAGTGCTGATTACTTTGCAGACTATAAGTTAAATGCAGTCAGTGATCTAAAAATCTTTTCCGATACAATGAAAGATTACGAAACAAAAGGTGATTCTTTTGTCCACACTGTAATTCAAGATTTAAACAATGCTTTCATCACTCCGATTGAGCGTGAAGACATCTTAGCTCTTGCAATGACAATGGATGACGTATTAGACGGTTTAGACCATACAGCTTCGCTGTTTGAAATGTATTCTGTCATCAATGCAGATAAGTACATGCTGGAGTTTGTAGAAGCTATCCGTAAGTGTACAATTGAAATTCAAGCAGCAATTGACTTGCTATCTACAAAAAAATTATCACGCATGAGAGAACACGCTATTAAGATCAAAGATTACGAATCACAATGTGACGTAACATTGCGCCACTCGATCAAAAATCTATTCCAAGTAGAAAAAGATCCGATTCGCATTATTCAATATAAAGAAATTTACGAAGAGCTTGAAGAAATTGCTGACTATTGCCAAAAAGTAGCAAATACAATTGAATCTATAATTATGAAAAACGCTTAA
- a CDS encoding inorganic phosphate transporter, with the protein MDMLLVITVLIVALALAFDFINGFHDTANSIATAVSTKALKPRHAIMLAAIMNFVGALAFTGVAKTITKDIVDPFTLENGSIVIMAALLAAIAWNLITWYYGIPSSSSHALIGSIAGAAIAAAGFGALNYSGFLKIIQALILSPILAFVAAYIVYSIFKVVFRNNNLSKTNKNFRLIQIGTAALQSFTHGTNDAQKAMGIITMALIVNGFQSGDDIQTWVQVSCALAMALGTSVGGWRIIKTVGGKIMKIRPVNGVAADLTGAAVIFGATFIHLPVSTTHVISSSIMGVGAAHRLKGVKWGTAQTMLVTWVITLPISATLAALFYFILNVFL; encoded by the coding sequence ATGGATATGTTATTAGTAATTACAGTATTAATTGTCGCTTTGGCACTGGCGTTTGACTTTATCAATGGATTCCATGATACAGCAAACTCAATTGCCACTGCAGTTTCAACGAAGGCACTAAAACCGCGCCATGCAATTATGCTGGCAGCAATTATGAACTTTGTCGGGGCTCTTGCGTTTACGGGAGTTGCCAAAACAATTACTAAAGACATTGTGGATCCATTCACATTGGAAAACGGATCAATCGTTATTATGGCTGCATTGCTTGCCGCTATTGCTTGGAACTTAATCACTTGGTATTACGGAATTCCTAGCAGTTCTTCACATGCATTGATCGGTTCAATCGCTGGGGCTGCAATTGCGGCTGCTGGGTTTGGTGCATTGAATTACAGCGGCTTCTTGAAAATCATCCAAGCGCTTATTCTTTCGCCAATTCTGGCTTTTGTAGCGGCTTATATTGTCTATAGTATTTTTAAAGTGGTCTTTAGAAATAATAACTTATCGAAAACGAATAAAAACTTCCGCTTGATTCAGATTGGTACAGCGGCTTTACAATCGTTTACTCACGGTACAAACGATGCGCAAAAAGCAATGGGTATTATTACAATGGCCTTAATCGTAAACGGCTTCCAATCAGGCGATGATATTCAAACTTGGGTACAGGTTTCATGTGCGTTGGCTATGGCGCTTGGAACTTCAGTCGGAGGATGGAGAATCATTAAAACTGTTGGCGGCAAGATCATGAAAATTCGCCCGGTTAACGGAGTTGCTGCTGACTTAACAGGTGCCGCAGTAATTTTCGGCGCTACATTCATCCACTTGCCTGTAAGTACGACTCATGTAATTTCTTCTTCTATCATGGGGGTAGGAGCGGCTCACCGCCTGAAAGGCGTTAAATGGGGAACAGCTCAAACTATGCTCGTTACGTGGGTAATTACGTTGCCGATTTCTGCTACATTAGCTGCATTGTTTTATTTCATCTTAAACGTCTTTTTATAA
- a CDS encoding DUF4386 domain-containing protein, with amino-acid sequence MFSNKTSAKIVGVLFLLAAVTAVIGVLLYNPILNSPNYLVNGADHSNEVILGALMELFLVISAIGTATTMFPILRKYNETIALWHVCFRFLEAIVITVGLISVLALLTLSREFVTAGAMDALSFNAVGVSLIAIHDWTFMLGPLFLLGINTIMYSYIFFKTKLVPRFISILGITGAISVFVCALLVMFGVIKQVSFWGGILALPVAANEMILAVWLIARGFNDSVLSSLSAKSAAANQ; translated from the coding sequence ATGTTTTCCAATAAAACTTCAGCGAAAATCGTCGGTGTCTTGTTTCTGCTTGCAGCCGTTACGGCAGTAATTGGCGTTCTGTTGTACAACCCGATCCTGAACAGCCCCAATTACTTAGTTAACGGTGCTGATCACAGCAACGAAGTGATACTTGGAGCACTGATGGAGCTGTTTCTTGTCATATCTGCTATCGGCACCGCCACTACGATGTTTCCGATTTTGCGAAAATACAATGAAACGATCGCCCTTTGGCATGTTTGCTTCAGGTTTCTTGAAGCCATTGTCATTACCGTCGGTTTGATCAGCGTATTAGCCTTATTGACCTTAAGCCGGGAATTTGTAACAGCTGGTGCCATGGATGCCCTTTCTTTCAACGCTGTAGGAGTTTCATTGATTGCCATCCATGACTGGACATTCATGCTTGGGCCTCTTTTCTTGCTTGGCATTAACACCATTATGTACAGTTATATATTCTTTAAAACCAAGCTCGTACCCCGATTTATATCGATCTTAGGTATTACAGGTGCTATATCAGTTTTTGTTTGTGCTTTATTGGTTATGTTTGGTGTTATTAAACAAGTCTCTTTCTGGGGCGGCATTTTGGCGCTGCCTGTAGCCGCTAACGAAATGATCTTGGCCGTATGGCTTATCGCTAGAGGCTTTAATGACTCGGTTCTTTCTTCCTTGTCCGCAAAAAGCGCCGCAGCAAATCAATAG
- a CDS encoding helix-turn-helix transcriptional regulator, protein MGKNLVGNHIRTLRFNQGEMTQQQLADKAGVTRQTIVALEKGNYSPSLELAFRIAQVFDLPLEAVFYYGDNPK, encoded by the coding sequence ATGGGGAAGAATCTTGTCGGCAATCACATCCGCACGTTGCGGTTCAACCAAGGTGAAATGACTCAGCAGCAATTGGCTGACAAGGCAGGCGTAACAAGGCAAACCATCGTGGCTCTCGAAAAGGGGAACTACTCCCCTTCTCTGGAATTGGCATTCCGCATTGCACAAGTCTTTGATTTGCCGTTGGAAGCTGTCTTCTATTATGGGGACAACCCAAAGTAA
- a CDS encoding DUF6241 domain-containing protein, whose protein sequence is MKNTLLASGLILGLIALIGGGGYYYIQQSFEKSEGITSIAEDLSEQQEEPKIEELSEEPKVSSEVEMKEAQVQEYFHHMTHQKVEADKKWGAVKMTPENIESLLVIVKANQDKYEHGEYYRTILEEWQAGNFENAVSVHNFVWQLKGGTVGRATGLLDEAEERAFIEERFKD, encoded by the coding sequence TTGAAAAATACGTTGTTAGCAAGCGGATTAATTTTAGGGCTTATTGCATTAATAGGGGGCGGCGGCTATTACTATATCCAGCAATCATTCGAAAAATCTGAAGGAATAACATCGATAGCTGAAGACCTTAGTGAGCAACAGGAAGAACCAAAAATCGAGGAGTTGAGTGAAGAGCCGAAAGTCAGCAGTGAAGTGGAGATGAAAGAAGCCCAAGTCCAAGAGTATTTTCATCACATGACCCATCAGAAAGTTGAAGCGGATAAAAAATGGGGAGCAGTTAAAATGACTCCTGAAAATATTGAAAGTCTGCTAGTAATCGTCAAAGCAAATCAAGACAAGTACGAGCATGGTGAATATTACCGTACGATTTTAGAAGAATGGCAGGCGGGCAATTTCGAAAATGCTGTCAGTGTGCATAACTTTGTATGGCAACTGAAGGGCGGAACAGTCGGCCGCGCAACTGGGCTGTTGGATGAGGCCGAAGAACGGGCATTTATCGAAGAGCGATTTAAGGATTGA
- a CDS encoding ATP-binding protein, whose amino-acid sequence MPLLKMLIGLPGSGKSTFAQKLVTKEQGWVHLSSDLIAKSSIFPGESIDTQQVFAEMYRQTVVALRAGKDVIYDATNLTSRRRRSFLNRIKNFHAETEAVVFLTPYTILKERNQKRADSERVPEFVLERYIRSFQFPKMDEAFHKITIISNPSFPATNQAIPTSEVRQIVLKPDVSYQEILELYRSFQETKPLLELESVAHRSYRIFTSISKKVLDSEELELLSWVALLHAIGKSYVRKNLPIEEDNFYGYEHVAMYLSYPILSSLQFPEHFIIDALLLIDEHVEALHSKRGKLKRRLGLKNYERLEIFLEAVSREGFNYA is encoded by the coding sequence ATGCCACTTCTTAAAATGCTGATCGGACTGCCGGGAAGCGGAAAATCTACCTTCGCCCAAAAGCTTGTTACGAAAGAACAAGGATGGGTTCATTTATCATCTGATCTCATCGCCAAAAGCAGCATTTTTCCCGGTGAATCCATCGATACCCAACAAGTCTTTGCAGAGATGTACCGGCAAACCGTTGTTGCACTTAGGGCAGGAAAAGATGTAATTTATGATGCCACCAACTTAACATCCAGGAGGAGAAGAAGTTTTCTTAATCGAATTAAAAACTTTCATGCAGAAACAGAAGCTGTGGTCTTTCTCACCCCTTACACAATACTAAAAGAGCGTAATCAAAAGCGAGCAGATTCAGAACGGGTACCCGAATTTGTTTTAGAACGCTATATCCGCAGCTTTCAATTTCCAAAGATGGATGAAGCCTTTCATAAAATCACCATAATTTCTAATCCATCGTTTCCTGCTACAAATCAAGCAATCCCTACAAGTGAGGTACGCCAAATAGTTCTTAAGCCAGACGTCTCCTATCAGGAAATTCTTGAATTATACCGGTCATTTCAAGAAACCAAGCCGCTTCTTGAACTAGAGTCAGTTGCCCATCGTTCTTATAGGATATTCACTAGCATCTCTAAAAAGGTGCTGGATTCTGAAGAACTGGAACTGCTTTCTTGGGTAGCTTTGCTTCACGCAATAGGAAAATCCTATGTGCGCAAAAATTTGCCGATTGAAGAAGATAATTTTTATGGTTACGAACATGTCGCCATGTATCTTTCTTATCCGATTTTATCTTCTCTCCAATTTCCCGAACATTTTATTATTGATGCACTTTTACTAATCGATGAACATGTTGAAGCACTTCATTCTAAACGAGGCAAACTTAAACGAAGATTGGGATTGAAAAATTACGAACGCCTTGAGATTTTTCTAGAAGCTGTTTCCAGAGAGGGCTTTAATTATGCGTAA
- a CDS encoding VOC family protein: MENKIQKITANFWFNMNAEEAVNFYMSVFKDAKIGRKTHYVKEGFEIHGMPEGTVLTIDFQLEGQDFVALNGGDQFSFTEAVSFIINCDSQEEVDYYWDKLTEGGDENSQVCGWLKDKFGVSWQVVPVALNDMVADPDTEKVERVMKALLQMKKLDLHALQQAYDGK, encoded by the coding sequence GTGGAAAACAAAATTCAAAAAATCACTGCTAATTTCTGGTTCAATATGAATGCCGAAGAAGCGGTGAACTTTTACATGTCTGTTTTCAAAGATGCCAAGATCGGGCGAAAAACACATTACGTAAAAGAAGGATTTGAAATTCATGGCATGCCTGAAGGAACTGTCTTGACCATCGACTTTCAACTGGAAGGGCAAGATTTTGTGGCATTGAACGGCGGCGATCAATTTTCTTTCACCGAAGCTGTTTCGTTTATCATCAATTGCGATTCCCAAGAAGAAGTGGATTATTATTGGGACAAGCTGACGGAAGGCGGAGATGAAAACTCGCAAGTTTGTGGCTGGCTGAAGGACAAGTTTGGGGTTTCGTGGCAAGTGGTCCCCGTTGCTTTAAACGACATGGTCGCCGATCCGGACACTGAAAAAGTGGAACGGGTAATGAAGGCGCTGCTTCAAATGAAAAAATTGGATCTTCATGCACTGCAGCAAGCGTACGATGGAAAATAG
- a CDS encoding C45 family autoproteolytic acyltransferase/hydolase, translated as MKKIHSDIIQFKGDHFQFGFMQGKLLKNSMILENRTKEWEIKRPRFLIDVTEAENMFRKFAPGIWDEFLGLQAALDVPMEEVLRDFGGYRIDALPSGCSIVTGEDFLVRNYDFHPQTYEGRYMLYQPTDQGYAVIGPSSRITGRMDGMNEKGLALGYNFIHRKKPGDGFVCYMISRIVLETCATVDEAVELLKTIPHRGSFSYVVLDATEARVIVEASPRSVDVRKADACTNHFEIDKQENRNYLKDSYARLNAIQDQQDQTEDAHKTFRLFNDTDKGVFSELYKSWAGTIHTSAYFPKEKKTWFAIGGNQEPVEFDFKSWLEGEAVETIQITGEIDTEIGFAHLDKIRF; from the coding sequence ATGAAAAAAATACATAGCGACATCATACAATTCAAAGGCGATCATTTTCAATTTGGTTTCATGCAAGGAAAGCTATTGAAGAATTCAATGATTCTGGAAAACCGGACAAAAGAATGGGAAATCAAAAGGCCGCGCTTTTTGATTGATGTGACGGAAGCGGAAAACATGTTCAGAAAGTTCGCTCCTGGCATATGGGATGAATTTCTCGGGCTGCAAGCAGCACTGGACGTACCGATGGAAGAAGTGCTGCGTGACTTTGGCGGCTACCGGATTGACGCATTGCCGAGCGGCTGTTCCATCGTAACAGGTGAAGATTTTTTGGTGCGCAATTACGATTTCCATCCGCAAACTTATGAAGGGCGTTACATGCTGTATCAGCCGACGGACCAAGGCTATGCAGTAATCGGGCCATCTTCCCGCATAACTGGACGCATGGACGGCATGAATGAAAAAGGCTTAGCGCTTGGTTATAATTTCATCCATCGGAAAAAGCCTGGAGATGGATTTGTGTGCTATATGATCAGCCGCATCGTTTTGGAAACTTGTGCAACAGTAGATGAAGCGGTCGAGCTGTTGAAGACGATTCCGCACCGAGGTTCATTCAGCTACGTTGTTTTGGATGCGACTGAGGCAAGGGTTATTGTTGAAGCGAGCCCAAGATCGGTCGATGTGAGAAAAGCCGATGCCTGCACGAATCATTTTGAAATCGACAAGCAGGAAAACCGCAATTACTTGAAGGATTCCTATGCACGTTTAAATGCCATTCAGGACCAGCAAGACCAAACAGAAGACGCCCATAAGACCTTCAGGCTGTTTAACGATACAGACAAAGGCGTGTTCTCGGAGCTGTATAAAAGCTGGGCAGGGACGATTCATACATCCGCTTATTTCCCGAAAGAGAAAAAAACATGGTTTGCGATCGGTGGCAATCAAGAGCCGGTAGAATTTGATTTTAAAAGCTGGCTTGAAGGAGAAGCGGTAGAAACTATACAAATCACTGGAGAAATCGATACCGAAATTGGCTTTGCCCATCTGGATAAAATCCGGTTTTAA